AAGGTGAATCTTTCGAGAAGTTTATACGTAACTATGTAAAGGGAGCGTGATTGACTTGAGCAAATATTCAATTTCACAATTTATTCAAAAGACAAAACAGGACGAACAGGAAAATGACTTTTTTGAGTTGGAAACTGAGCGTGTATTAGAGGTCAATTTAAACGGTGAAGTATGGGCGAAAATGGGTTCGATGATTGCGTATACAGGTTCGATTAAATTCGAGCGTGAGCGTGTGCTAGAGCACGGTATTGGCAAAATGTTTAAAAAGGCATTAACGGGTGAGGGTACATCACTCATGCGCGCAAAGGGCAAGGGGCGTTTGTATTTAGCGGACCAAGGAAAGAAGATTACGATCTTTGAGCTTGGTGGGGATAGCCTGTGCGTGAATGGCAATGACCTACTTGCATTTGAAAAAAACATTAAATGGGATATTAAATTAATGCGCAAAATGGCGGGGATTATGTCAGGCGGTCTGTTTAATGTGAAG
The sequence above is a segment of the Solibacillus sp. FSL H8-0523 genome. Coding sequences within it:
- a CDS encoding AIM24 family protein encodes the protein MSKYSISQFIQKTKQDEQENDFFELETERVLEVNLNGEVWAKMGSMIAYTGSIKFERERVLEHGIGKMFKKALTGEGTSLMRAKGKGRLYLADQGKKITIFELGGDSLCVNGNDLLAFEKNIKWDIKLMRKMAGIMSGGLFNVKLQGSGMVAITTHFEPLTLIVKPGETVYTDPNATVAWSGNLTPEFKTDITMRTLIGRGSNESIQMAFSGEGFVIIQPFEEVYLSSEQ